A genomic segment from Pelobates fuscus isolate aPelFus1 chromosome 7, aPelFus1.pri, whole genome shotgun sequence encodes:
- the ELFN2 gene encoding protein phosphatase 1 regulatory subunit 29 has translation MLCWWLLVKIVFCFWYFPPGAQTDCWLIEGDKGYVWLAICSQNQPPYETIPQHINSTVHDLRLNENKLKIIGYASLSRFGNLTDLNLTKNEISYIEEGAFLGQSNLLILQLGYNKLTNLSEGMLRGMPRLQFLFVQHNLIEVVTPNAFTECLSLISIDLSSNRLTKLDSSTFVGLQALMVCELAGNPFHCGCELYGFLDWLVMFNNVTRNYDRLQCESPREFAGYPLLSPRPHHSRNAITVLQARCRNGGYLSIPRERPTPLIPDSIRDPDENSGFSPGDFFSSEPTMPSTTNSSASPSIDIHHVTGNSATLIVTIPNPYNRMYILVQYNNSFIYDVTTLKHKKEYITLDKLKPHANYTFCVASIRNTKRYNHTCLFLATRTRDKEEFTPNTSTTTHYIMTILGCLFGMVIILGVVYYCLRKKRMQEEKNKSLNVKKTILEMRYGSDIDPCLASHSSQKLSEHPIPISRISSLPTSVAGLGSGGEKGMSSKQMNSQMGTPKGPKGTNYMEVRSGEGHDRNQRGMSGADEDEEDFRELDNGEGSAAEISTIAKEVDKVNQIINNCIDALKLDTASFLGGGDPELGYDCQSIPASSLGHLERLSFLSPPYKDGVHPLQRQLSADAATVAKKRCSISSSGSIKSARVFSLDVPDQPLKCDSKYIEKSSPLNSPLDRHPLVSSAGVHHLDVKPSYHCSEHRHSFPALYYEESADTLSQRVSFLKPLSRSKRDSSYSQLSPRQHFSGYSSSPEYSTENTHKIWERFRPYKKHTREEVYIAAGHALRKKVQFAKGEDLHDILDYWKGVSAQQKL, from the coding sequence ATGTTATGCTGGTGGCTATTAGTGAAAATAGTCTTTTGTTTCTGGTACTTCCCACCAGGGGCACAAACTGATTGCTGGCTGATTGAGGGTGACAAGGGTTATGTCTGGCTGGCCATCTGCAGTCAAAATCAACCCCCCTACGAGACCATCCCTCAACATATCAACAGCACTGTTCACGATCTACGgcttaatgaaaataaattaaagataaTTGGTTATGCTTCTCTGTCACGCTTTGGAAACTTAACAGACTTAAATCTGACTAAGAATGAGATTTCTTACATTGAAGAAGGAGCCTTCCTTGGCCAGTCTAATCTACTCATTCTTCAGCTGGGCTATAATAAGTTGACAAACCTGTCAGAAGGAATGCTCAGAGGGATGCCAAGGCTTCAGTTCCTCTTTGTGCAGCACAACCTAATTGAGGTAGTGACACCAAATGCATTTACTGAGTGTCTGAGTCTTATAAGCATTGATTTGTCCTCGAACAGACTGACAAAACTAGATAGTTCCACCTTTGTTGGTCTCCAGGcattaatggtgtgtgagttGGCAGGGAATCCCTTCCACTGTGGCTGTGAACTTTATGGCTTTCTTGACTGGTTAGTCATGTTCAATAATGTCACGCGCAACTATGACCGCCTTCAGTGTGAAAGTCCACGAGAGTTTGCTGGATATCCACTGCTCAGTCCAAGGCCACACCACAGTCGAAATGCTATTACAGTACTTCAGGCTCGCTGTAGGAATGGTGGTTACCTCTCTATACCAAGAGAAAGGCCAACCCCACTCATTCCAGATTCCATACGTGATCCTGATGAGAACTCTGGCTTCAGCCCTGGGGACTTCTTTTCATCAGAACCCACAATGCCCTCTACCACCAACTCTTCTGCAAGTCCCTCCATTGATATTCACCATGTAACAGGAAACTCTGCCACTCTAATTGTCACTATTCCAAATCCTTACAATAGGATGTACATACTGGTGCAGTATAATAATAGTTTTATATATGATGTAACCACTTTGAAGCACAAGAAGGAATATATTACCTTAGACAAACTAAAGCCTCATGCAAACTACACTTTTTGTGTAGCTTCTATTCGCAACACAAAACGTTATAATCACACATGCCTTTTCCTAGCCACACGTACCAGGGATAAGGAAGAGTTCACTCCTAACACTTCTACAACAACTCATTATATCATGACTATATTGGGCTGTCTATTTGGCATGGTCATAATATTAGGAGTGGTATATTATTGCCTTAGGAAGAAGAGAATGCAAGAGGAGAAAAATAAATCTCTTAATGTTAAGAAAACCATCCTTGAGATGCGTTATGGCTCAGATATTGATCCTTGTCTAGCATCTCATTCCTCACAAAAGTTATCAGAACACCCCATACCCATATCTCGTATATCTTCATTGCCAACTTCAGTAGCTGGACTTGGTAGTGGAGGGGAAAAAGGCATGAGTTCCAAACAAATGAATTCTCAGATGGGCACACCAAAAGGTCCAAAGGGCACAAACTACATGGAAGTACGCAGTGGGGAAGGACATGATAGAAACCAGAGGGGGATGTCAGGAGCAGATGAAGATGAAGAGGACTTTCGGGAACTGGACAATGGTGAAGGTTCAGCAGCTGAAATATCCACTATTGCTAAAGAGGTGGACAAAGTAAATCAGATCATTAATAACTGTATTGATGCCCTTAAGCTAGACACTGCTTCTTTTTTAGGAGGGGGGGACCCAGAGCTGGGCTACGACTGCCAGTCAATTCCAGCCAGCTCCTTGGGTCACCTGGAAAGGTTGAGCTTCCTCTCTCCTCCATACAAGGATGGTGTGCACCCTCTTCAGCGTCAGCTGAGTGCCGATGCTGCCACAGTAGCCAAGAAACGATGCAGCATTTCGTCTAGTGGTTCTATCAAGAGTGCGCGTGTCTTCAGTCTCGATGTACCTGATCAGCCTCTAAAATGTGACTCCAAATACATTGAAAAGAGCAGCCCCCTCAACAGTCCCCTGGACCGCCATCCTCTAGTTTCCTCTGCTGGAGTTCATCATTTAGATGTCAAACCTTCATACCACTGTAGTGAACATCGTCACTCCTTTCCTGCTCTCTATTATGAGGAAAGTGCAGATACACTGAGCCAGAGAGTCAGTTTCCTAAAACCACTTTCCCGCTCCAAGAGAGACTCAAGCTACTCTCAACTCTCCCCAAGACAACATTTTTCTGGGTATTCCTCCAGTCCAGAGTACTCCACTGAAAATACCCACAAGATCTGGGAGCGTTTCcgcccctataaaaaacacacccgGGAAGAGGTCTACATAGCTGCTGGACATGCTCTACGCAAAAAGGTCCAGTTTGCCAAGGGGGAGGACTTGCATGATATCTTGGATTATTGGAAGGGGGTGTCTGCACAACAAAAACTGTGA